The region CTGTTGCGCTGCTGGAGCATCCAGGCAGTGATGCCGCTGCTGTGCAGGCCCTGCTTCAGGGGCGACAGCCCTTCGATGGAACAAAGGCTCTCGAGCAGCGATTGCAAGACCTTGCCGGAGTGCTGCGGGCTCAGAACGACCAGCGTCTTCCGTTGACGGGTGACCGGGTGGTGATTGCAGGCCATTCCCTCGGTGCGCTCACCGCGCTGCTTGCTGCTGGGGCGGAGCCCCAAGGGGGCATCGGCGCCCGTTGCGGTCGGGCGCTGAAAGACCTCCCCCTGACCAATCTCTCTCGACTGCTCCAATGTGAGTTGGCGGAGGGCAAGGCACTGCGTTGGGTGGCGGACAGTCCCGAACCAGCTGCAGTGGTGGGACTTAACAGCCTTGGGAGCCTTGTCTGGGCACCGGGTCAACCCAGCCGGTGGCCTGTCCCTTTGCTCCTGCTGGGGGGAACGTTAGATCTGATCACACCTCCGCTGGATGAGCAGCTGGGGGTGTTCTCGGCTCTGGCCAACCACCCCACCAGCCGTGTTGTCGTCGTGGAAGGTGCCAGCCACTTTTCACCAATTCGCGTCGGTGAACCGATGGCCGTACGGCAGAACGATGATCTGTTCCAGCTGGGCGAGGAGCTCGTGGGCATGGATCCGATCAGCGTTCAGGCTGTGATCGGTGTCGAGATCATTGATTTTCTCGAGGCGGTTGCCGCGGGTGCGTCAGGGAAGGAGTCGCAACACTTCAGTCGCGGTGAGGTGCGATGGCATCGGCTCAACCCTGAGATAGCCGCAGATCTATCCGCTCGGCATCAGTAGCGGATCCTGGGATCCAGAGCCGCCACCAGCAGATCCACGGCCACACTCACCAGTACCACCAGGGCCGCAATCACCACCACGATGCCTTGAACGACGGGATAGTCGCGCTGGTTGATGGCCTCCTGCAGGCGGAGGGCGATGCCAGGCCAGGAAAAGGTCACCTCGATCAGCAGGGCTCCGCCGATCAGGGAGGCCACGGTGATACCGGCAATCGTGAGCACAGGCAGCAGGGAATTAGGAAGCCCATGGCGCAGCACCACCTGCGTTTCACTCAGTCCTCGGCTGCGGGCCGCCTCGACATAGTCACCCCGGAGGGTGCGCCTGAGGTTGAGGCGCAGCGCCGTTGTGAAGGTGCCGCTCAGCAGCAGGGCCAGGGTCCCAGCGGGGAGCATAAGGTGACGAATGGTGCCCCTCAGAGCAGTCCAGTCCAGGTCCAAAACGCTGTCGATCAGATAAAAACCGCTGCCCTGCGGTGGCATCAGGCTGGGGGGAAAGCGGCCACCTACAGGAAGCCAACCCAGACTGACGGCGAACAGCAGTTGCACCAGCATCGCCACCCAGAATGGGGGGAGTGCGTAGGTGCCGAGACCGTAGAGACGTCCAGCCAGATCGAGCTTGCCTTCCGGGCGTGCGATACCGCTGAAGCCAATGCTCAGGCCAACGATGGCTGCAACAACCAAGGCCACCACACTCAACTCAAGGCTGGCCGGGAGGGTTCGGCCGATGATGCTGCTTACCGGTTCCTGGTTGATCAACCCCTGACCGAGGTCGCCTTGGATCAGGCCATGCAGGTAGTCGAGGTATTGATCCAGCAGTGATTGATCGAGGCCGAGGCGAGCACGCATCGCTGCCTTAGCGGCCGCAGGAGCACGGCTCCCCAGCACCGCATCCACCGGATCTCCGGGGGCGACTCGCAGTAGCAGGAACACCAGCGTCGCGATCAACCAGAGCATCACCGGTGCCAGCCCCAGCCGGGTGGCGCTGTACCGCAACAATGCGCGAGCGCGTGCCATCAGGGCAACTCCCTCAACTGTGCCAACAACAATTGGCCGCTGCCATCGAAACGTGGCTGCTCAAGGTTGGTTTGGCTCCAGGCCCGTGGTGCTTCCAGCCACACCGGAATGTAGGCCGCTCCTTTGGCGGTGATTGTCTCGATGCGCTGCAACTCCTGGTTGCGTTCGGCCCCTCGCAGGCGATCACTGCGGGTCAGCGTCTCCTGCAACCCCTTGGTGCTCCAGAAACTGCCACTGATGCTGGCTTCCCCTTCCAGGCAGACGTCGCCCTGGGGGGATGAGCAGCTCAGTAGGGGCGTGAGGTAGGCCTCAGGATCGGGGTAACTGCCCCTCCAGTCGAGCATCACCGCTTTGAAGGCTCCCTCGCCCAGCTGGCGATAAATCGTGGTCGACTCCACGCCGTCGAGCTCCAGGACAAGGCAGTCCGACAGATCCCGCTTCACCTGTGCCTGCCAGGTGAGGGCCAGCAATTTGTCGGCGGGGACGTTGGAGCGGAAGGTGAGCGGAATCCGCAGGGGTTGGCCGGCACAGAATCCGGCGTCGTTCAACAACGCCCGGGCCGCTGTCGGGTCGTGCGCAGGCCAGCTGCTGCTGCGAGCACCAGAGATGCTGGGGGGCACAAGCGATCTCAGCGGTCGACGCAATCCATAGCTCACCCGCTCGCTGATCTCCTGGCGGTTGATGCTCAGGGCCAGCGCCTGCCTCAGGCGAGGGTCCTTGAGCGGAGCCACGTTGCTCAGCAACGTTATGTAGCCGATCTCCGTGGCTGGGCCAATGGCTTCCAGTAGCTGCCCCTCCTGTGCTGTCTCATGCAGGGCATGGCGCTGGTCTTCATCGATGGAGGGTGAGAGGAGCACGTCCACCTCTCCGCTGCGTAAGGCGCCATAGAGCGCTGTGGAGTTGCTCAGCGTGATCAGATCGAGCCCTGGGTTGGCGGGAGGTTCGCCCCAGTACTGCTCGAAGGGCTCGAGCCGCTGCTGGTGCTCACTGAAGTCGGTCAGTCTGTAAGGACCCGTGCCAACAAAGCGGTCGTGGAGAAAGCCATCGCGATACTGGGCGTAGGCCGTGGGAGACACAGGTGTGAGGTTCACTGAGGTCAGCAGACCCTCCAGAGAGGTGGAGGGGCGGCTCAGCCTGAGCACAAGTTGATGGTCTGCGGCGACCTCGACGGACCTGATCCGTCCACCCACCACATAGCTGAGGGTGCCGATCTCCAGAAACCGTCGCAGGCTGAAGGCCATGGCCTCAGCATCAAACCGGGTTCCGTCGTGGAACAGCACATCCCTGCGTAGGGGGATGGTCACCGTCAGGCCATCGGGGCTGACGATTGGTGACGCCTCCGCCAGCCGTGGGATCAGCTCTTTATTGCCATCAAGGCTGTAAAGCGGATCCCCCAGGGCACTGAGCAGCTGGATGGTGTTGACGGTGCTGGCCTGGGCTGGATCGAGGGAACTGATCTTTCCCGCGGACGCAACGGTCAGACGGTTCCCCGTTGCAATGGGTTGACAACCAAGTTGAGCAAGGCTGAGAAGCGCGGCGCCGAATGCGACCAACCAGGTTCTGGTCAGCTGTCGGTCTGCAAGCTTCAAGACATCCGGAGGCCGACCTTGGGTATTTAAAGGCCAACCGCTGAGATCTGCTGCAATGACACCTCAAAGACCGGAGAACCCAATTTGGGTTCCATCGGCCAACGACGGATCCAGCAGCGGTCATGCTCACCGTCGACACCAATCACCTGGAATGTCCCTACATCGCTGGTCAGGTTGACCTGATCTCCCTGCTGAATCTCCATGACGTCTGAAGGCTCGAGGAGCCTGCAGCCTTGAACAACAGCGGCAGCGGCGACGTTTGACATGAACAGTTCATGCATGAATCAGCGGAAGCTGACTCCTTCTGTTGGAGATCTTGACACTGAATGGGCCGCGATGGCGTGGATTAGGTGTCAGAGACAGCCCAGGTGAGCCGCCAGTCCCGAGACTTCATCCAGAGCAGTGATGGCATCAAGGGCTGCGATCACCTGCCGTTGACTGACTTCATGGGTGATCACAACGATTTCTGCGCCGGCCTCACTGGCATTGAATTGAACAATCGACTGGATGGAAACGCCTGCGTCGCCGAAACGGCTACCCACCTTGCCGATCACGCCGGGAGCATCTTCTGTGTTCAACCGCACATAGTGGCGCTGCCGGATGTCTCCGCTGTCCGCCAAAACGCACGGTCGCCAGCTGCCTGCGGCCAACAGCGGGTCCACTGGCCCCTGATCGCCACTGGCCTGGCGGATGCCGGCGATGTTGAGGATGTCAGCCACAACAGCCGATGCCGTCGGTCCGGCCCCTGCTCCGGGGCCGTAGAACATCACCCGCCCAATGGGTTCCCCTTCCACAAGGATGGCGTTGTTGACGCCATTGACGCCAGCCAGTGGGTGATCGCTGGGCACCAGGGTCGGTTGCACCCGCATGGACAAAGGTAAGGGATCCCCCTGGCCTGCAAGGCGTTCAGCAACGGCCAGCAATTTCACGCCGTAGCCCAGTTGTCGCGCGTACTCCACATCACGGCCCTGCAGTGCACTGATGCCAGTCGTGGGGAGAGCATCGCGGTCCACAGTTCCTCCAAAGGCGAGGGCAGACAAGATGGCGATCTTGTCTGCGGCATCGAGACCATCCACATCAGCGGCAGGGTCGGCTTCCGCGTAGCCGAGTCGCTGGGCTTCAGCCAGCACATCAGCGTAGGCAGCCCCCTCATTCGCCATCCGCGTGAGGATGTAGTTGGTGGTGCCGTTGATGATGCCGCTCACTCGATTGATCCTGTTGCCGCCGAGGGATTGCTTCAGCGGCTCGATGATCGGGATGCCACCGCCGACTGCCGCTTCAATCAGGACGTAGACCCCTGCTGCTCTGGCAGCACTGGCAATTTCGGGGCCATGGCGCGCGATCACCGCTTTGTTGGCGGTCACTACTGATTTGCCATTGGCGATGGCCTGAAGGA is a window of Synechococcus sp. A15-24 DNA encoding:
- a CDS encoding ABC transporter permease — protein: MARARALLRYSATRLGLAPVMLWLIATLVFLLLRVAPGDPVDAVLGSRAPAAAKAAMRARLGLDQSLLDQYLDYLHGLIQGDLGQGLINQEPVSSIIGRTLPASLELSVVALVVAAIVGLSIGFSGIARPEGKLDLAGRLYGLGTYALPPFWVAMLVQLLFAVSLGWLPVGGRFPPSLMPPQGSGFYLIDSVLDLDWTALRGTIRHLMLPAGTLALLLSGTFTTALRLNLRRTLRGDYVEAARSRGLSETQVVLRHGLPNSLLPVLTIAGITVASLIGGALLIEVTFSWPGIALRLQEAINQRDYPVVQGIVVVIAALVVLVSVAVDLLVAALDPRIRY
- a CDS encoding ABC transporter substrate-binding protein; the encoded protein is MVAFGAALLSLAQLGCQPIATGNRLTVASAGKISSLDPAQASTVNTIQLLSALGDPLYSLDGNKELIPRLAEASPIVSPDGLTVTIPLRRDVLFHDGTRFDAEAMAFSLRRFLEIGTLSYVVGGRIRSVEVAADHQLVLRLSRPSTSLEGLLTSVNLTPVSPTAYAQYRDGFLHDRFVGTGPYRLTDFSEHQQRLEPFEQYWGEPPANPGLDLITLSNSTALYGALRSGEVDVLLSPSIDEDQRHALHETAQEGQLLEAIGPATEIGYITLLSNVAPLKDPRLRQALALSINRQEISERVSYGLRRPLRSLVPPSISGARSSSWPAHDPTAARALLNDAGFCAGQPLRIPLTFRSNVPADKLLALTWQAQVKRDLSDCLVLELDGVESTTIYRQLGEGAFKAVMLDWRGSYPDPEAYLTPLLSCSSPQGDVCLEGEASISGSFWSTKGLQETLTRSDRLRGAERNQELQRIETITAKGAAYIPVWLEAPRAWSQTNLEQPRFDGSGQLLLAQLRELP
- a CDS encoding alpha/beta hydrolase, translated to MGLLSSLLALQLTPWPARSAERLEVSIDGIVLPLDVDDLVAWVSSSDDSRSELATWMQLLDSESREGLSRLLMAPVLTRRSFGQQLLRSWAARPLLEALGELIRLEGGEPVDSQQVLETLEQLLVNRAEVTTLDLLQALPGEQLRLDLDALVLASSRWRHQLKRHQGLLQDLGREALLSMSPAPETRFSSSSLAFQQSLHQIRLPHRSKPLQVETWVPVDQRRDGLWLLFMPGLGGNPEHFYWLARRVAGAGWPVALLEHPGSDAAAVQALLQGRQPFDGTKALEQRLQDLAGVLRAQNDQRLPLTGDRVVIAGHSLGALTALLAAGAEPQGGIGARCGRALKDLPLTNLSRLLQCELAEGKALRWVADSPEPAAVVGLNSLGSLVWAPGQPSRWPVPLLLLGGTLDLITPPLDEQLGVFSALANHPTSRVVVVEGASHFSPIRVGEPMAVRQNDDLFQLGEELVGMDPISVQAVIGVEIIDFLEAVAAGASGKESQHFSRGEVRWHRLNPEIAADLSARHQ
- a CDS encoding homoserine dehydrogenase, with amino-acid sequence MGARIGVGLLGLGTVGGGVAEILSNPKERHPLVADLDLIRVAVRDVNRPRTVELTDAVLTTDPSEVVNDPNVDVVVEVIGGIEPARSLILQAIANGKSVVTANKAVIARHGPEIASAARAAGVYVLIEAAVGGGIPIIEPLKQSLGGNRINRVSGIINGTTNYILTRMANEGAAYADVLAEAQRLGYAEADPAADVDGLDAADKIAILSALAFGGTVDRDALPTTGISALQGRDVEYARQLGYGVKLLAVAERLAGQGDPLPLSMRVQPTLVPSDHPLAGVNGVNNAILVEGEPIGRVMFYGPGAGAGPTASAVVADILNIAGIRQASGDQGPVDPLLAAGSWRPCVLADSGDIRQRHYVRLNTEDAPGVIGKVGSRFGDAGVSIQSIVQFNASEAGAEIVVITHEVSQRQVIAALDAITALDEVSGLAAHLGCL